From the Leptolyngbya sp. O-77 genome, one window contains:
- a CDS encoding polymer-forming cytoskeletal protein, with protein sequence MTYLGEKCEVNGDIHLEGNLRVDGIVHGNVEVLGDMEVSHTGLVEGIEIHARNLIIHGVVKARLLVDGKLSVSKTARLEGDVTAGAIDIEGGAFYTGHMATTDAKSLPGTGRLPELIGREPTGGLGG encoded by the coding sequence TTGACCTATTTGGGTGAAAAATGTGAAGTCAATGGCGATATTCACCTGGAAGGAAATCTGCGGGTAGATGGGATTGTCCACGGCAATGTAGAAGTGTTGGGCGATATGGAAGTGTCTCACACCGGGTTAGTCGAAGGGATCGAGATTCACGCCCGCAATTTGATTATTCACGGCGTTGTCAAAGCGCGACTGCTGGTAGACGGCAAGCTGTCAGTTAGCAAAACCGCCCGCCTAGAAGGTGACGTAACGGCTGGCGCAATCGACATCGAAGGCGGCGCATTCTACACCGGGCACATGGCCACCACCGATGCCAAGTCCCTCCCTGGTACGGGACGCTTGCCAGAGTTGATTGGGCGAGAGCCGACGGGGGGACTTGGCGGCTAG
- a CDS encoding Mov34/MPN/PAD-1 family protein, which produces MLHIAKAHWQAIRAHAEQTYPQECCGLLLGQTASTGDETIRTVVELWAAENAWNPEAAALISDLLSQSQLANSKRDRYWIDPQEMLAAMKHGRDRQLDIIGVYHSHPDHPAVPSECDRAIAWPRYSYIIVSVSQGSAQDLLSWNLDQDHTFQAEPLICSE; this is translated from the coding sequence ATGCTGCATATAGCCAAAGCCCACTGGCAGGCGATTCGCGCCCATGCCGAACAAACCTACCCGCAAGAATGCTGTGGGCTGCTGCTAGGACAGACGGCATCGACAGGCGATGAAACGATTCGGACGGTGGTAGAACTGTGGGCGGCTGAAAATGCCTGGAACCCAGAAGCCGCTGCGCTGATTTCAGACCTGCTGAGCCAGTCTCAACTCGCAAACAGCAAGCGCGATCGCTACTGGATTGATCCCCAAGAAATGCTTGCCGCGATGAAACACGGGCGCGATCGCCAGCTCGACATTATCGGCGTGTATCACTCCCATCCCGACCATCCCGCTGTGCCCTCAGAGTGCGATCGGGCGATCGCCTGGCCACGCTATTCCTATATCATCGTGTCTGTTTCCCAAGGCAGTGCCCAAGATTTACTATCCTGGAACTTGGATCAAGACCATACCTTTCAGGCAGAACCCCTCATCTGTTCTGAATAA
- a CDS encoding FAD-dependent oxidoreductase has protein sequence MNSASDVLIIGGGAIGLAIAVELRLRGVSVTLLSRDFKQAASHAAAGMLAPRAEHLDGPMLDLCLQSRALYPDWTQKLEDLTGQSTGYWPCGILSLELGIEGSSPRQRAPSALSSFLPLISTLRPSTWLSRGWVTALWGAGGMRKMGRWIIGR, from the coding sequence ATGAACTCGGCCTCTGATGTGCTGATTATTGGCGGCGGTGCTATTGGACTGGCGATCGCCGTAGAGTTAAGGCTGCGGGGCGTGTCGGTGACCTTGCTTAGCCGCGATTTCAAACAAGCCGCCAGCCACGCCGCCGCTGGAATGCTCGCTCCCCGCGCCGAGCATCTCGACGGGCCGATGCTCGATCTGTGTTTGCAAAGCCGCGCCCTCTATCCCGACTGGACGCAAAAACTCGAAGACTTGACCGGACAATCTACAGGCTACTGGCCCTGCGGCATTTTGTCCCTAGAACTCGGCATTGAGGGTTCGTCCCCACGCCAACGCGCCCCATCTGCCCTCTCCTCATTCCTCCCCCTTATCTCGACACTGCGTCCATCCACCTGGCTCAGCCGGGGTTGGGTGACTGCGTTGTGGGGGGCTGGTGGTATGCGGAAGATGGGCAGGTGGATAATCGGGCGCTGA
- a CDS encoding M23 family metallopeptidase: MNPRIPKRYTLMIACTGRSPLTITFRPAAVLTTLAVVAAIPIVGVGKVFYNYTQRNHSLTEENSALAEQAKEILEQVEVLEAQIGDLQQRAGMDDEGGGDEPASAGDRPLRPPVRQSESSNFQGGLSQAVPPELMLQAAQAQIPGLLQKLQQRVQPALEKTLIREDARPKGVPLKGRGVEISSEFGLRRNPFGGGYELHQGMDFTAAYGTPIHATAPGRVVTAGWSQGGYGYHVIVDHGYGYRTLYAHMTKVEVEAGEKIERDRLVGYLGSTGRSSGPHLHYGVYYNDQPIDPKDYLE, encoded by the coding sequence ATGAACCCACGTATCCCAAAACGCTACACGCTGATGATTGCCTGCACCGGGCGATCGCCCCTCACAATCACCTTTCGCCCTGCCGCTGTGCTGACGACTCTAGCCGTGGTTGCAGCGATCCCCATCGTCGGAGTTGGCAAAGTTTTTTACAACTACACCCAGCGAAATCACTCTCTTACGGAGGAAAACTCGGCGCTGGCAGAGCAGGCAAAGGAAATCCTAGAGCAAGTCGAGGTGCTGGAGGCGCAGATTGGCGACTTGCAGCAGCGGGCCGGCATGGACGATGAGGGTGGCGGTGATGAGCCAGCGTCGGCGGGCGATCGCCCCCTGCGTCCTCCCGTTCGGCAGTCTGAAAGCAGCAACTTCCAGGGTGGACTCTCGCAGGCAGTGCCGCCAGAATTGATGCTGCAAGCAGCCCAGGCACAAATTCCTGGATTGCTTCAAAAGTTGCAGCAGCGGGTGCAGCCTGCGCTGGAAAAGACGCTGATCCGCGAAGACGCACGCCCCAAGGGAGTTCCGCTAAAAGGGCGAGGCGTGGAGATTTCTTCTGAGTTTGGGCTACGACGCAACCCCTTTGGCGGCGGCTACGAGCTACACCAGGGGATGGACTTTACCGCAGCCTACGGCACGCCGATTCATGCAACGGCTCCGGGGCGAGTTGTGACGGCGGGTTGGTCGCAGGGCGGCTACGGCTACCACGTCATTGTCGATCATGGCTATGGTTATCGTACGCTCTATGCCCATATGACCAAGGTTGAGGTCGAGGCGGGGGAGAAAATCGAGCGCGATCGCCTTGTGGGTTACCTAGGCAGCACTGGACGCTCCAGTGGCCCCCACCTGCATTACGGGGTGTATTACAACGATCAGCCCATCGACCCCAAAGACTATCTGGAGTAG
- a CDS encoding thiazole synthase, translated as MSAEAPLSPAATPDPKPLIIAGREFRSRLMTGTGKYANFDLMRRSIAASGSEIVTVAVRRVQTNAPGHEGLGEALDWKTLWMLPNTAGCKTAEEAIRVARLGREMAKLLGQEDNNFVKLEVIPDAKYLLPDPIGTLQAAEQLVKEGFAVLPYINADPLLAKRLEEAGCATVMPLGSPIGSGQGIRNAANIQIIIENASVPVVVDAGIGTPSEAAQAMEMGADALLINTAIAQAQDPVLMGYAMGLATQAGRIAYLSGRIPVKGYASASSPLTGTVTG; from the coding sequence ATTTCCGCCGAAGCTCCCCTTTCGCCTGCGGCAACGCCTGACCCAAAGCCGCTGATCATTGCTGGACGCGAGTTTCGGTCGCGGTTAATGACGGGTACAGGCAAATACGCCAATTTCGACCTGATGCGCCGCAGCATTGCCGCCAGCGGCAGCGAGATCGTGACGGTGGCGGTGCGCCGGGTGCAGACCAACGCGCCAGGGCATGAAGGCTTGGGCGAGGCGCTGGATTGGAAAACGCTGTGGATGTTGCCCAATACCGCAGGCTGTAAGACGGCAGAAGAGGCGATTCGAGTAGCGCGGCTAGGCCGCGAAATGGCCAAGCTGCTGGGGCAGGAGGACAATAACTTTGTGAAGCTGGAAGTGATTCCCGATGCCAAGTATCTGCTGCCAGACCCCATCGGCACGCTGCAAGCCGCCGAGCAACTGGTGAAGGAAGGCTTTGCGGTGTTGCCCTATATCAACGCCGACCCGCTGCTGGCAAAACGGCTAGAAGAGGCAGGCTGCGCGACGGTGATGCCGCTGGGTTCTCCGATTGGCTCTGGTCAGGGCATCCGCAACGCGGCCAATATCCAAATCATCATCGAAAACGCCAGCGTGCCCGTCGTGGTAGACGCAGGCATTGGCACGCCCAGCGAGGCCGCTCAGGCGATGGAAATGGGAGCCGATGCGCTGCTGATCAATACGGCGATCGCCCAGGCGCAAGATCCCGTCCTCATGGGGTACGCGATGGGACTCGCCACTCAGGCTGGGCGCATCGCCTACCTGTCGGGACGCATCCCGGTAAAAGGCTACGCCAGCGCCAGCTCGCCCCTGACGGGAACGGTAACGGGGTGA